From the genome of Bubalus bubalis isolate 160015118507 breed Murrah chromosome 2, NDDB_SH_1, whole genome shotgun sequence, one region includes:
- the SYNC gene encoding syncoilin yields the protein MASPEPRRGGDGSAQAARAIRPEVISPLQEENSASLYELGTWNPEVTLSLEGTLNLEDILYLGDTGDLDEALYVEETEPPEETLHIEETRMPDEALYLEEPARREEALYVEEPVKLEGVLYVEEPVKTTSPEQIVHGGDRVLSEAKSKPKESLQAGPSPSTEGSLSIEDLELLEGRFQQCIEAVAQLEEERDQLIHELVLLREPALQEVQQVHRDILAAYKQHAQAELERDGLREEIRLVKQKLFKVTKECVAYQYQLECRRQDVAQFADFREALTTRAAQLSEELTQLREAYQKQKEQLRQQLEAPPSQRDGHFLQESRRLSAQFESLMAESRQGLEEEYEPQLLRLLERREAAAKALQKTQAEIQEMKEALRPLQAEAQKLHLQNRNLEDQITLVRQKRDEEVQQYREQLEEMEERQRQLRSGVQLQQQKNKEMEQLRVSLAEELATYKAMLPKSLEQANAPTSEAGGIETPSQGAV from the exons ATGGCCAGCCCGGAGCCCCGGCGCGGCGGGGACGGCTCCGCCCAGGCCGCGAG GGCAATAAGGCCAGAGGTCATTTCTCCTCTTCAAGAGGAGAACTCTGCATCCCTGTATGAGCTGGGGACCTGGAACCCAGAAGTTACTCTGTCTTTGGAGGGGACCTTGAACTTAGAGGACATTCTCTACCTGGGGGACACAGGTGACCTTGATGAGGCTCTGTACGTGGAAGAAACTGAACCACCAGAGGAGACGCtgcacattgaggaaaccaggatGCCAGATGAAGCCCTGTACCTGGAGGAGCCAGCGAGGCGGGAGGAGGCTTTATATGTGGAAGAGCCGGTGAAGCTGGAGGGGGTGTTATACGTGGAAGAGCCCGTGAAGACCACAAGCCCAGAGCAGATAGTTCATGGGGGAGACAGGGTCCTGAGCGAGGCGAAGTCTAAACCCAAGGAGAGCCTCCAAGCCGGGCCAAGTCCCAGCACAGAGGGGAGCCTGAGTATAGAGGACCTGGAATTGCTGGAGGGGCGTTTCCAGCAGTGCATTGAAGCCGTGGCCCAGCTGGAAGAGGAGAGGGATCAACTCATCCATGAGCTTGTGTTGCTCCGGGAGCCTGCCCTGCAGGAGGTGCAGCAGGTCCACCGGGATATCCTGGCTGCCTACAAACAGCACGCCCAGGCAGAGCTCGAGAGGGATGGGCTGAGGGAGGAGATCCGGCTGGTCAAGCAGAAGCTGTTCAAGGTGACCAAGGAGTGCGTGGCCTACCAGTACCAGCTGGAGTGCCGCCGGCAGGATGTGGCCCAGTTCGCCGATTTCCGGGAAGCGCTAACCACCCGGGCGGCCCAGCTCTCAGAGGAGCTAACCCAGCTCCGGGAggcctatcagaagcagaaggagCAGTTACGGCAACAGCTTGAAGCACCTCCGAGTCAGAGGGATGGGCACTTTCTCCAGGAGAGCCGGCGGCTCTCTGCCCAGTTCGAGAGCCTCATGGCAGAGAGCCGCCAGGGCCTGGAGGAGGAGTACGAGCCTCAGCTGCTGCGGCTCCTAGAGAGGAGAGAAGCTGCAGCCAAAGCTCTGCAGAAAACCCAGGCCGAGATCCAGGAGATGAAGGAGGCCCTGAGACCACTGCAGGCAGAAGCCCAGAAGCTCCACCTGCAAAACAGGAACCTGGAGGACCAGATCACCCTTGTGAGGCAAAAGCGGGATGAGGAGGTGCAGCAGTACCGG GAACAGCTGGAGGAAATGGAAGAACGACAGAGGCAGCTAAGAAGCGGGGTGCAACTCCAGCAACAGAAGAACAAAGAGATGGAGCAGCTAAGAGTCAGCCTTGCCGAAGAGCTCGCAACTTACAA ggctatGCTACCTAAGAGCCTGGAACAGGCTAACGCTCCCACTTCTGAGGCAGGTGGAATCGAGACACCGTCTCAAG